The Cydia pomonella isolate Wapato2018A chromosome 11, ilCydPomo1, whole genome shotgun sequence DNA window taatCTTCTGTTTTTCTttggaacaaatattcatgttcTCCTGGTCGATGAGACAAAATCAAAAGAAATAGTTAAAACCTAATTGATCTATCAAGTTTTATCAGCTCTATATAATACACCCGGGAGCATAGAAATCGAATCACATACTCCTTGATTTTGAGAAGATCACATCTCGAATACAAATGAGCTGCGGATCGATGCCATCGCCAGTGAGATTTTACTGCGAGCAGGAGGATAATCGAAAAAATACGCCGACACATGTCTGTTATGGACAAGAGACGAATAAAAAAAGGTGAAAGTTTATGGACCtgaaaattgtataatttttgtCGTCTCAGTGCTGTTTTTTATAGCTTCTTTAAGTAGTCATCGATTCTTCATCAGGGCGGGAACCCACTGTTTTCATATTTTCGGTGTTTGTTTGATTAATAACAAACTATCGTGTCTATAGTGGATTGCGCACATATATAATAACAGGTGTACTAAATACTACGGTAGATTTAACAGTTACTCTGTCATTTTcgtttctttaattatttagacGCCAAATAATAATCATGCTCATAGAAGAACCAGATAAGTGTATTTCACACGATGTCattgtataagtaattttcaTGCATTCAACGTGAGAAAGGACTACGTGGCCACAGGGGTATTTTGTACGTTTGTATCAATCATTTTCAGTGCATGTGTGAAGTGTTTAGTTTTGAGAAAATAAGGTGAAAATTGATCACTTATCATTTGACGCCTAATTGCTTAGAATTTTATTCGTGGCGTAGTTTTACTAGGTGGTGAATAAAAACGAACATACGATAGCCTGATCCTAAGCGGAACCATTTCACGCTCGTCGGCGCTTATAAGTCCATAGGTTCAAGCTGACAACCCTTTATTAGGTATAAAAGGATTTAAGCACTGTTTTGACATCTCAAGGGACAAAACGTGACCctataaataattactattaaCAGCCAAAaagaaaggaaaataaaataggttTTTTCCACACAAAATTGAACCACTTTAATGCACAGACAAGAATTAACGAGCTAATTCGACGACGAATTCGTACTGAATGATTCaagtgttttaatatttaattcataATCTCGCGCACGCCACCGTTTTATCGTCGCGGACCGCTATAAAAGTTCTATCCCTTTACGACTGTCCTTGGTTTACCTTATgtgattaaattatttattcctgCGTACCCACTTACTTAGCTACAGGGACTACCCTAGGTGTTCGTTTGGTCTCCCTTTGACCATTGGACACTCTATTcacatgtaggtacttacttattatatatttatatgtttgtttTCTGGAGGGTTGGGCAGAGATTATGACAATTGATACGATTCTGATACAAATGTGCCCTTTATTTTAGGGTAGGAGAAATTTTAAGTTGCAAcgaaatataaatcaaaatgttaTAACGTTGATATCTGGCACCCACCCACTCGCCAattcatattcctttaaatatcctgtatttaaaattatattatccAATCCAATGATGAAGCATGTTGTTGATATGCATCTGTGGCCACATGGCGAAGCCTGCTTGGCGGATAATTTACATGCTAAGTGGATTCTTTTTAAAGTGGtaataaataaagttgatttgttccaattcatatttaattgcaataagtttttaaaataagataCGTAAAAGCTATAtcaaaatcacattttttttatacatgaaTCCTaccaaaatattgcattttagAACAAGAATTAACGCGACCGCAATGTTGTCGCTCCTTCAGAGGGGGACAGTCGCGGCCCTCGttctgtctcgctcgcacaaccGTTCTCGTCCGGAACTTGTCGCCGTAGCCGCAGGTTGTCGAACATGGTGTCCATTCGCTCCAGCTGGATACTAGGCAGTCGTCAGCTGAAATAATTcagtaatttattaaaacaaaggATTATGGAATGGAATAAAGTTTGTGGAATATCGCCCAGCCCAAAAGCATCCGGGCGGACATGTTTAGTATAGGCAAAGagtatttgaaatagagatggattgtcaaGTTTTAGAAcgacatttgactttgatccttattctttcactgatatgtgttaaatttgttaaatatgaaaaactggtgtcatcttaccgggcatcggcttaAGGTTGTGCCGTCATCggtcgaaacgatgccgccataccgttgacctttgatctattagatgatGCCACTTTTTGGTatctaacaaatttaacacatatcagtgaaagaataatgatcaaagtcaaatggcgatctaaaagtttgaatcatgtgtcgaaagatcgcagtaaatttactgtggctacaaagttttcttttacaatCCACCTGTTTTTCTAATTCTCTTTAGTATAGGGTTAGCAGTTGCTCATAGAGTACgcgcggaaagagaagagtcgtggaatatatggGGCTCAACTCAATACTtcctacgactcttctctttctgaACAGACTCATTCAATCATTGTTTTACCTAACtccataaacataaaaaataagtacctacatgtaGTCTACACCTTACTTTCTACTTTCCTCTTACCATCTGTATGGAAGCAGATTTAAAGTTCACGTCCAAAACTTTAGGCACTACCACATCATCCTTGAGATTGCTGCCTTCTGTTGTTGTAAGTTCTTCcaataaatatacttacgtTGTATCTTGTTAACTGCGTGGTGCAGACGAGACCTGAAGTGACGGGGCAAACGCTTGCCCAGTCCCATCCTGTGGCCTTGAGCTACGGCCAGCACCACATCGTCCATGTTCCTAAGGTCGCTACTGAACTCTGCTTCTGTTGTCGTGGTtctgaaaatataggtatgtttTAGGGCATTTTCATATACGTGTAATCTACTGGTATTGTTGTTATAGCGAGAGTGTTACGCAATAGTGTATGGTGCTATGAATATCCCATGTACTTGGCACATTATTGCTTAACAGTATCCTATTATAGGTGTAAGTAGGTAACCGTATTGAAACGAAATATTACGAAACTCCTTTTAGAATATACCGATTTAGAAAACTACCCAATGGTTTACACGTTTCATTCTGTCGAGTTATCGAGCCTTTGATCTAAGAGAACAAGTCAAGATATGTATTTGTCTTGATATAACTGGGTAAAAACAATACCAAAATGCTCTGTGTAGTCGTACAGTTCCACTTAAGTTATCATAACAGTAAAGACATTTATTAagagataaatattatttatgattacTTACGTAGTTGGTGCTTGAGTTACAACGACAACATGATTCTCGGGCAAGTCAGGTGCTGGTGTACCAAACGGCTCTTCTTCTAAATCCATAAGTTCCTCCACTGAGCTCTTTGTCGTCATTTCTTCTGACTCTGCAATGAATGCCCTGAGTCTTGGGTGCCCTTTACGATCGTTCTTCTTACGTAATTTATTGATTAGTTCCTTTCGTACTAAGTTGTTTATATCGATCGTTGAATATGCTTTAATCTGAAATAATAGTAACGAGAAATTAATGATACATTATTcggttaaggtggttcgactaggttacccaaagcttaaacctcactagatggcgccacaattgcaaattttgagttttaatttttttgtggagtagtcttggtatttctatactgtaaattatgtttagcgcactctttaaataaatattgaactattacaacaaacattgaacacttcattgtacaaaaactaccccttaatgtcgacagaatgtttcttgactctatttctaagtatcactcacacattcaaacagtcttactgggatccttgtagtagacaatttggcacagcgtgagtaggcttcaatagcgttgcggtatgtacgtggaaatacatgcaagaggatgtgggttcgagactcattaattattttttgttatcagtattatgaagtacctattattaataaattattttatgagaaatctgagcgttttccataaaaatattataaatctgattctcacacatcatgatatttttgggttcttccaactcagaatcactagcataatcaatcctcgtgctaaaaaaacccgaaaatttgtattgaaattttagttttacactgaaatttctttcacactaaaatgtgacgtaatggtatggatattttaggatatctttttttaatgctagggtggagaagattctaagtagaatgaacctaagaaagtccaaatttgtaagtcagattttccggtatttttttcaaaaaaaaaaggctttttgttctaaaattaaagcaatcacttgctgcccagcctttaaaaaagtaggtacttttttacagtagaataaaaaaaaattacgatacatttaattaaattacagtgagttacaaaattgcatggccttctatttataaccattataaaaagaaatgagatatttaccatgtttgtttataatattgatttcccgatattttgacacaactagaagtttcacacaatgcctagagatagaaaattatttatttattttatttattgtcaatttcattcaacggatcacatcatatccaatttatgtgtttatgtattgcattgttttctgcCTAGtaggttattaaattctgttactgcaataatctttatctacataaaatatacaaacgaaagtttaataaagtatatattaaaatgaagtacacaaaatcaggaattacatatgacaatatcattcaaaatcgcctcctctggctttgacacaggccctcaaacgacgaggccagtcatcaatagcggcacgcacgattgtcatgtctaattccgtcactgtcttaactatggcccgcttgagggagttaagatttgtgtggggtttagcacaggctttctcctcaataacctgctatatggcataatccagggggttaaggtccgggctggaggacggccagtcttcgtgggcaataaagtcaattttgttccttcgaaacatGGCTTGAGTTGTtcttgccttatgtgcaggagctgagtcctgttcaaagatccatggctggttttgaaatagggtgtggcttaagggcttcactattggttcgagaacggtttccagtttccggttttcacacctttttcacagaaatgaatctgtgttagccctgagtatgacacacccaaaatcatgtttggcgggtgcccacatttgtgcatcgcaatagggttgtttccatctacaaatcttagggcataattgtatcccaataaattcttttggattataagaacatgttaaactacttttaggggacctgtaatgaccatatttttgtaaatattgaatttaaaatatcttttggcacacgtcacgtgaccaaactcgaaacgtcattgaagattctgatgacgtcacaactctcggattgacactgttgacagttaggcgattaacaacaaatgacaaatatcagttgacagttcgtatcttctacgtgtgtatgtagttatgtgtcaaaccataaactgtgacgtcacacaatttttgggcgcgaaagcatctgtcaaaatatattttgttaatttaacatatttaaagccgtttttagtataaaagctgaattttaaggcaacttttagttaatatagaaagtaatacaagcgtttcaaaaaattggaatacgattctcttttaggccccaattcattatagatacgacgagataagcgttatgtgtggtatataattatagctcacaaatccaccacattatgtcattttttatttttttcggtagcatttgttttaacggaaataaagaggttgcaaatcgagtaacagaacttcagaacagtacccctagtgtaactttgatcgacatcataacgtgacgaacgcgtttgcgttaagtctcattttgtataggattttgaggttccaaaacgtcccgcttggcgcgctctttcgaaatccaatacaaaatgagactaaacgcaaacgcgtacgtcacgtttggaaatcgaattttattacactaggggtactgatatcatttgatatttaccagtcgcttttcggtgaaggaaaacatcgtgaggaaactggactaatcccaacaaggcttagttttaccctctgggttggaaggtcagatggcagtggctttcgtaaaaactagtgcctacgccaaatcttgggattagttgtcaaagcggaccccaagctccattgagccgtggcaatatgctgggacaacgctaggaagaaagaaagaaatcgagtaacagaacttagtaaccaactaggtataatagttatgatgtaaatgtccatatcatgttggagtcatattatatgtattagccaactaattattcaagatcaatacacttagctcccttaggtattcgcctaagtacaatctcgggcaaaattgagttttataaaagtgaactagtttctaggtcatattttctatgaattggtcatttttgtagactccaattacagttacacttttcttggtttttcgcggaccagaatatcgatgatttttgtaacttgatttagacgttgctatcattttcaaaccaaaaacacataaaatcacaattcagaacatgcggcagcgttgttttctatcaagtacctcaagcaccagggcggctaccgggaaaatcgaaattcgtcaatttcgggcatttttctctgtcactctaattacgttttagtgagagtaaaacagaaagatcccgcaatttgcgagtttcggttttcgcggtaggcccccaggtcctgtcaagtttcagcagtgttgccaggtgagcggaagagaattatcgtacttgagtgtcaatattattgtaccgttgaaaaaaatatcgtacgccaatcaaaaaggcagcccctaaaaatgtctagcaaaataagcttaaatttcgaattaataataaaaaaatacaattttcgtctaaattgcgcaaaaaatctgttcatgtttgtgtatttttgggatagactcaaacggtatacaggaaattgtgacattttaaactttaaacttacaccaaggagccgaacacccaaaagatactaattttagcctatttctgagagaaagtgtcatattttgcttcaaattactagacttttaaggtggcatcatccaagggctgaaattatagtactttagtgtacgagaatgctctttggaacattacgtcataccggggcccaaattatcgtacatgtacgacaattatcgtacgcctggtcacactgagtgtcagtgtcgacagagtcagctaaaaacgcgtcaaacatcgcaacgtcgcgccgatggccgctCGAGAcatggagtggcaacgtcgcaatgtatttgtacacgacatttgtcacacacacatgagtaaaatttataaaaatataacgttgattattgcatgatttctgtatgaaacaaagtgtttctattaatttagcgcaaatgaatattcgaaagtagatagatgcgcaactatttatgtaataatattgcgtaattaattaataaatagcgattgttttttgtatgaaaatcgaaccaccttaaggagGCAAACTATTGAAGAACAATGAATGAAGACAGTGTATTTCTCAAGTTACCTAAAGTATTCTGAAAGTCGGGAGTAAATCTGTTGTAACTTACTAGTACATTCTGCAAAATATTCGAATTGACAGGCCCAATTGAGCTAAGTAAATATATTAGATTATGTCGATCTTCATTTCAGATTTACTGTCGAGAcctaaataaagttattttagttGTTACTGCTAATGGACCTAAGCCGCACGCCTCAAGAGATAGTTTTAGATTCACCTCGACAGTTTCGATCTCTGATTAGGTGTTTATATTATTAAGACTCTCTTGATGAGTCTCGCTAGGACCTTGTCTTATTTTCCATTATCAAGCTGTAATGCGAACCCAACAATTATTGAAATCTTCTTGATAGATGGGTAACGTTGTATCTAGAATGAACGATGTTTTCCTAGAACTGTCCTTTATACCTTATTAAATTTGACTTTAGCGATAGCAGGCAGTTCCCTTAGTGACGGGTAGTAGAAACCAGATGCCGGATGGTTGGGGTAGCGGGGCCTGTGCTTGAAGACAGGCTCTGGAGGGTCGTTGTCCCAGCGAGGAGCGGTGAACGTCAGGCCCTGTGCTGCTCCGGCGTCCAATGGGTATAGCTGTTATGATACAATATCTACATTAACACTTTCTCGCCAATTTCATTGTATGTAATAATCTTTTTTATTCCATGAACTTTGCATCTAAAAGTCTCTTTGAATTTAAATAGTAAGATCAAAGACGATTTTTGCATTCCTCAAATATGTATCTTCAATGGCAATTTTATCAGCTTGGTGTTGATAGCtacctattaaatatttatcttcaTAGGTGTCTGCATCTGACTTCGACTAATGATGATTTCCGAGACTCTAATCTAAACGAGACTCTCAAAATTTCGTCTAAACCGGTACAGCGATTTTTTTAAGCGTGCGGTGTATAATGTACTCACATCTAAGGTGATTTGGTCTACCCATGATGAGTCGACACAGAGGTTGAGGCTGTCTACTCCAATGAACCAGTCTGGAGACGGTATAATACGGGACATCAACGAAACCTGAAACAAATGAACGTATCTTTTACTTGGTAGCAACCTACAACGATgggtttttaaattaatgtagagtgtgtggaaag harbors:
- the LOC133522985 gene encoding uncharacterized protein LOC133522985; this encodes MGTSRHAAAILLFICACSACDDDDVAAYRVTVRTLWSEETFPKDFPDNWPKAQWSPVFGQSHSAPYALFRIGDTARPSVRQFAQFGKLDALVEEGDDEPRVYDQFSSPRIAAGVGETENTVFVDAEHSMVSLMSRIIPSPDWFIGVDSLNLCVDSSWVDQITLDLYPLDAGAAQGLTFTAPRWDNDPPEPVFKHRPRYPNHPASGFYYPSLRELPAIAKVKFNKIKAYSTIDINNLVRKELINKLRKKNDRKGHPRLRAFIAESEEMTTKSSVEELMDLEEEPFGTPAPDLPENHVVVVTQAPTTTTTTEAEFSSDLRNMDDVVLAVAQGHRMGLGKRLPRHFRSRLHHAVNKIQPDDCLVSSWSEWTPCSTTCGYGDKFRTRTVVRARQNEGRDCPPLKERQHCGRVNSCSKMQYFGRIHV